The stretch of DNA GCTCTTTTTGGCCTATAAAAGCTGGACCCACTTTCAGGGCAAATTTGGAGACCTCATCTATGGGTGGATGGAGCACCTAGGATTTTCCCAGTTGCTGGGAATGCTTCTCCAGGTCCCTGGTGTAAAACGGGGCTGCCCAGCAACTGCGGATCTGCAAGATGATAAAcaattgtcttggtttgaaaagagaggtgtctgctaaggaaggcagaagccttctctgaaatggaaaatgtaaatccaGCTCCCTTCAAATGATTCTAATTTAGAAATTCAAATGCTCTCAGGGACAGATCTGGGGATAGGACTGAGCCCGCAGAGCCAGGCAGCGTTTGCTGATGCTCTGAGCCCTTCCTAAAGATCCTGTCGGGCTGTCTCAGACACCTGGGGCCAGGGATTCCTTCCAGCCTGGGCCActttggctgggctgggggcggccccagggcaggaggcagtgTGTGCAGGGCCCTGGGTGGCACGCTGCAGCACGGTCACCGTGCCATGGAACGGAACCCGGTGTCCAAGGCCCCTTTGTGACACGTGGGAAATAGAAGCTTGCCCGGGTGCTGGGAACCCGCAACGGGGCACAACGGGACAGAGCGGTGCCGTGAGGAGCCCCCGCACAGCGCACTCGTTCCCCTCTGAGCCGGAGCTTCTCTGCGGcgctgttcctgcagctgagctccaggcCAGAGCACAGGACTCGGTGACCCGTGGCCTTGCGAGGCTTCTATTCTGCAGCTGCCCCCAAGGGCAGAGCGTGGGACTTGGTGCCCCGGAGCTTTCCCAAGGCATCTCTCCTGCAAGTAGCTCCAGGCACAGACATGGAGCAGAGACCCCCCAGAGTGCCCAAGCTGGCCTGGgtggagaagcaggaggaggaggaggaggaggaaggccctggagctgccccagcacaagAGATTGAAGAGGTGGTGCCATTCCATCCACCGCAGGAGGgtgagtggcagagctgggctgcagggctggagcctgcGGCCAACTTGGCCccccatgccatgccatgccatgccatgccatgccatgccatgccatgccatgccatgccatgccaggCCATCCCCTGGGGACATGCCCACGGACAGGACGGAAGAGGGGCCGGGCAGACACCCCGCAGGGGCCGTGCTCCATCCCCCTGCAGCATCCcggggctctccctgcctggggagcgcggggctgggctgtgttctCCGGCCTCTCCCGCagcccctcagctctggctgcgCTCGCTCTTTGCCAGATGCAGCCCTGGAGCGCACACACGAGCAGGAATCCAGCCGTGGCCGCTTCCGCAGCACAGCGCAGGTACCTGCAGCCAcccccacctgggctgggcctgctgtccctgcccagcccagcaccgtGCGTGCAGCACTCCATGCAACATCCCCGgcttcctgcccttctcctACAGCTGGTCTGCGACTTCATCAGGAGCATTCGGCAGGAAGAGACCAGCACCATGGGCACTGGGCTCAGAGCTCACTCCGAGCTCCTCCATCATGAGACCAGTGCCGCCCTGCTGGATTTGCTCCTGGAGAACGGTGCTGCCAGGCCAGAACAAGTAAGCAGCCTGGGGCCAGGCTTCAATTCCCCCATGAGTCCCGCGGCTTCCCCAGCCAcgcctgctgctccctgggagccTTTGAGGCCATGGCAGTGCGCTGGCAAGGGAAAGCACTTCtctggggaccctggggacattgCTCCCTCTGGCAGCTTTCCAAGGCTCCCCGTGCCTTCTCCAGGTGCCCGCCATGGTGAGGTACATTCACCGATGGCTCACGGCCAATGATTCTGCCGAGCACAGGCTGGACAAGGCCCTGCTGAATGTCACCAGAGCACACCCGGATGACGCAGTGGTGACGCTCCTGCGTGTGGCCCCGTCCTGTGACAGGTATGGGGCCCACCTGCCCAGAGGGCTCAGGCCTCCCCAGCCCATCAGCCTGTACCGCCTGGCCCAGGTGTCTGAGCAACAGAGAGTTCCAGGgccctctggctgctgcctttcccagccctggcccgTCAGCCCCCGAGCCTGCTGCCGTGCTCCCTTGCCGcccctcagggctctgtccccacagggctgggctgcctgcctgctgctggccagggccagtgggcagaggcagagccgGCGCTCAGCCCGGGCCCCTAGGGATGCCCAGGCCACGGTGCCGTGTCTGAGACCCCCCCTGAGACAGAGCTCTGACCCCGCAGAGCTGCCATCTCCATGTGGAAGACCATCATGTGCTCGTCCAGGACTGCGGAGCCAGTGCAGCTGATCCTCCTGGACGTGCTGGGGAGCTGGCCAGAGCGCAGCACGTGCACCTCCGATGGGGACATTACGGGTGTCTTTGGCCTGGCTGTGAGTTTCTGCAAGTGGCCTTTGCTGGCCCCAGGGCcgcctctccagcagctctccatcctccttcccccactgcATCTGCCTGCCTCAGGCGCTGGCCTGGAACCCGGCCCAGGGGCAGCTTCAGGCCCAGCAGGCCCCGTGCTCCCCCTGCCAAGGTCTCTGCgggcctctccctgccctgctcgggCCCTGCCACACGGACACCTGGGCACTGAGCGCTGTCTCGGGGGGCTTTGTCCCTTGCAGGCAACCGTGGTGATGTGGAAGATGCTCCAGGAGCCCCCTGTCCCACGTGTAGTGAGGTCGTATTTCCCCCGCCTATTTGTGCATCTGCTCTTCCAAGTCTTCTTCAGCACAGAAGAGATGCCAGAGGAGGTCAATACCTTCTGGAAGGAATGCCTGGAAGAGCACGGCCTTGCCACCAGCCCCAACAGGTGCTCCATGCcactcctcctgtccctgccacgTGGCCTGCCAaggagccagtgctgccagtgtgacctgggctttgctgtgcaCACAGGTTTGCAGTGCACACCCTgaagtccctgctctgccaaaaGCAGTACAAGGATGTGGTGGTGTCAGTGGAACGCAAGCGTGGCTGGGACAcgctgctctgtgctgacacCCGCCACTACGCCGTGGGTCTGCTGGCCAGGTGAGACTCCCCTTCTCCCCATTGCTCCCGGCATTTGTGCCCCGTGCCCGGGCTGGCCCACACAGTGCCCGAGGCCCTGGGACACAGGGCCTTGTCACTGAGGGACGGCCAAGCAGACTggaaagggctgggaggggacagagcacagcaggagacaCCTCCTAAAGGGCCCAGGTCCCCTTGCAGGATGGTGCTGAAAGACCAGCAGGCTCtgtcagcctggccttggagaGATTTGCTCAGCTTCCTGGTCCCTTTTTCGCCCTCCTAGGGAGATGCGCCATGCTTGTCTTCGGTCGTGTTCCAGCATTGCGCTCCAcctcctctggctgctcagcacacaGGAGCCACACTGGGATCTGCCCGCCCTGGCGTTCCTTGTGGAGGTGAGCCGGGTGTGCAGcgctgcctggctgagctgcctcccagctctgcGCCCTCTCGGAGCCGCAGCCGCCTGGGACGGTGCCCGcgccctgtgctgctgctgctgctgctgctgctgcctgggcccGGCCCTGCGCGGCTCCGGGCTCCTGCCGGCCGGCTCCCCCGTCACTGCAATGTGCCTTTCAGCTCCTCGAGTGCCTGGACTCCAGCCAATGTGGTGACAGTGTTGTGAAGGTCTCTTCAAGGTACCTGCAGAGCGAGTGCAGGGAGAGGCGTCGCCTGGCGCtcagggccctgctggagctcatTGATGATCCCTCCATGGTGAGAAGGGGGCGCTGGCTGAAGCTGCGCTGGGAACGCGGTCACTTGGCCCTGCCTGGGCTTCGggcgctggggcagctgctcccagctctcctgcctcccgcTTCAGCTGCCCCAGCGCTTCGGGACAGGCCTTTGGCCTCTGGGCCCTGCGGCAGCAGGGTGGGCTTTCACAGACTTGTGTTGCGCACAGGCCGAAAGAATGTGCAGCCTGACCGAAAGCCTCATGCGCCTGCTGTGGGACAAGGACGCAGAGATAGCTGGGATGACACTCATCACACTCAGCTTTATATTCCTGCACAAATCACAAATGCTGAT from Camarhynchus parvulus unplaced genomic scaffold, STF_HiC, whole genome shotgun sequence encodes:
- the LOC115916079 gene encoding uncharacterized protein LOC115916079, whose product is AALERTHEQESSRGRFRSTAQLVCDFIRSIRQEETSTMGTGLRAHSELLHHETSAALLDLLLENGAARPEQVPAMVRYIHRWLTANDSAEHRLDKALLNVTRAHPDDAVVTLLRVAPSCDRAAISMWKTIMCSSRTAEPVQLILLDVLGSWPERSTCTSDGDITGVFGLAATVVMWKMLQEPPVPRVVRSYFPRLFVHLLFQVFFSTEEMPEEVNTFWKECLEEHGLATSPNRFAVHTLKSLLCQKQYKDVVVSVERKRGWDTLLCADTRHYAVGLLAREMRHACLRSCSSIALHLLWLLSTQEPHWDLPALAFLVELLECLDSSQCGDSVVKVSSRYLQSECRERRRLALRALLELIDDPSMAERMCSLTESLMRLLWDKDAEIAGMTLITLSFIFLHKSQMLMSTPTALQLAEALLPLFDHDNSQVQLLSINLFRDMMEYLEEREKPLESPVQQSLLPLFFHCHDENQPVAEASRETLLCAVKFMKRRDLKKLLKEQKLWKFSKCLLAEDRSRAAEHLRRALRYLESPQEPLRRRPSGSWVSHEPGSLPGPPAAARPRPRLLPRQRQPGPAPWSPAWPGHCCCRPLWQPCPGAAACGKGPG